Proteins encoded by one window of Sulfurospirillum tamanense:
- a CDS encoding ABC transporter ATP-binding protein has product MGVKDIRMVLRRLVIPYFKGYIPYFLLAILGMVLSAIGASSSAYLVKPVLDEIFVKKDIDLLYLLPYAIIGVYLLKGGGKYIQVYYSALIGQDIIRKVRNKLLETMLHLDIVFFHRLRSGELISRNVNDVERIRSIVSTLIPEMGRQGLTACGLLGVVIYQSPKLSFFALIIIPLIIIPLRLIAKKLKRLSHHSQEKTSDITSKLSEIFTNIEIIKAHAAEKHEHGIFAKENMQFFKLNMKSVKTSELSGPLMEVAGAIGVATVIMIGGREVIEGQMTVGSFFSFLTALFMLYTPIRRISDLYNAIQDAIAASERILHIFDQKPSIISEKNLPMPRVQALRFEDVVLRYGDKTALDGVSFEVKKGEKLALVGDSGGGKSSIVNLIVRFFDPDTGGIYLDETRLCEVGLEQLRNGVSIVTQRVYIFNDTIAANVAYGKEIDLERVKTCLHQANALDFVEEMGGVEVVLDEHGTNLSGGQRQRIAIARALYVDPQILIFDEATSALDSKSEQKITEAIEAVSKNRITIIIAHRLSTIKQADKIAVLRRGKIVDMGNEAYLLEHCDAYRRLAGTLAHDAD; this is encoded by the coding sequence ATGGGTGTGAAAGACATTCGGATGGTGCTTCGTCGCCTCGTTATTCCCTATTTTAAAGGGTATATTCCCTATTTTTTATTGGCCATTTTGGGCATGGTGCTCTCCGCCATCGGCGCCTCCTCCTCCGCCTATCTTGTTAAGCCTGTACTGGATGAGATTTTTGTTAAAAAAGACATCGATTTGCTCTATTTGCTGCCTTACGCCATCATCGGGGTATACCTCTTAAAAGGCGGCGGGAAGTATATTCAAGTCTATTATTCGGCACTCATTGGACAGGACATCATCCGTAAAGTGCGCAATAAACTCCTTGAAACCATGCTACACCTAGACATTGTCTTTTTTCACCGCTTGCGCTCAGGGGAACTTATTAGCCGCAATGTCAACGACGTGGAGCGCATCCGTAGTATCGTCTCTACGCTCATTCCTGAGATGGGACGACAGGGGTTGACCGCTTGTGGGCTTTTGGGGGTAGTGATTTACCAAAGTCCTAAACTCTCCTTTTTTGCGCTCATCATCATTCCTCTCATCATCATTCCGCTACGCCTTATTGCTAAAAAACTAAAAAGACTCTCTCATCATTCTCAAGAAAAAACGTCCGACATTACCTCTAAACTTTCAGAGATTTTTACCAACATCGAAATCATCAAAGCCCACGCGGCTGAAAAGCACGAACATGGTATTTTTGCCAAAGAAAACATGCAGTTTTTTAAACTCAACATGAAGTCGGTCAAAACTTCCGAGCTTTCAGGCCCGTTGATGGAAGTGGCGGGTGCTATTGGGGTAGCAACCGTCATCATGATAGGCGGTCGTGAAGTTATCGAAGGGCAGATGACGGTAGGGAGCTTTTTTTCATTTTTAACGGCTCTTTTTATGCTCTACACCCCTATTCGGCGTATTTCGGATTTGTACAACGCTATCCAAGATGCCATTGCGGCCAGTGAGCGGATTTTGCACATTTTTGACCAAAAGCCCAGTATTATTTCTGAAAAAAATCTCCCTATGCCCCGTGTGCAAGCCTTACGTTTTGAAGATGTGGTGCTACGTTATGGGGACAAAACAGCCCTTGATGGGGTGAGTTTTGAGGTGAAAAAAGGGGAAAAACTGGCCCTTGTGGGAGACAGTGGCGGAGGGAAAAGCTCTATTGTGAATCTTATTGTGCGCTTTTTTGACCCCGATACGGGAGGGATTTACCTAGACGAGACACGCCTATGTGAGGTGGGATTGGAACAGTTGCGAAACGGTGTTTCTATTGTTACACAACGGGTGTATATTTTCAACGACACCATCGCGGCCAATGTGGCCTACGGTAAAGAAATCGACTTGGAGCGCGTGAAGACGTGCTTGCACCAAGCCAATGCGCTAGATTTTGTGGAGGAAATGGGCGGTGTGGAGGTGGTGCTTGATGAACATGGCACCAACCTTTCTGGCGGTCAACGTCAGCGCATCGCCATTGCAAGGGCATTGTACGTAGACCCGCAGATTTTGATTTTTGATGAGGCTACGAGCGCGCTTGATTCCAAAAGTGAACAAAAAATCACCGAGGCTATCGAAGCGGTGAGTAAAAACCGTATCACCATCATCATTGCTCATCGCCTTAGCACGATCAAACAAGCCGATAAAATTGCTGTGTTACGCCGTGGAAAGATTGTGGATATGGGCAATGAGGCCTATTTGCTAGAGCACTGCGACGCATACCGCCGTCTTGCGGGAACGTTGGCTCATGACGCGGATTGA
- the rfaD gene encoding ADP-glyceromanno-heptose 6-epimerase, whose translation MPTTTQTFENKTILITGGAGFIGSNLAFYFQEHHPKATVIVLDTFRNEERFSNGNLKSFGHFKNLLGFKGKILQGDITKDLGILESLDIDFIFHQAAISDTTVMDQGIMMQTNVNAFEDLLGLALRKNAVMVYASSAATYGNAPSPQRVGHEAPENVYGFSKLAMDNLARLWAAKTDLTIVGLRYFNVYGPREFYKQKTASMVVQLGHQILGGRAPRLFYGSDAIVRDFIYIEDVIQANILAATKGKSGVYNVGTGKPRSFQDIADILQQELGTNLGTDYFQNPYSAYQTHTEADISLTCKDLGYAPRFTLEQGIRAYVPEIKRLFESEVKGA comes from the coding sequence GTGCCCACTACCACGCAAACATTTGAAAACAAAACCATCCTCATCACTGGAGGCGCTGGGTTTATCGGCAGCAACCTCGCTTTTTATTTTCAAGAACACCATCCCAAAGCCACCGTCATCGTCCTTGACACGTTTCGCAATGAAGAGCGTTTTAGCAACGGCAACCTCAAAAGCTTTGGCCATTTTAAAAATCTCCTTGGCTTCAAAGGCAAAATCCTCCAAGGAGACATCACCAAAGACTTAGGCATTTTAGAGTCCCTAGACATCGACTTCATCTTCCACCAAGCCGCCATCTCCGACACCACCGTGATGGACCAAGGCATCATGATGCAAACCAACGTCAACGCCTTTGAAGACTTGCTTGGCCTTGCCTTGCGTAAAAACGCTGTGATGGTCTACGCCTCCTCGGCCGCCACCTACGGCAATGCCCCAAGCCCTCAAAGAGTAGGCCATGAAGCCCCTGAAAATGTCTATGGTTTTAGTAAGCTTGCCATGGACAACCTCGCCCGCCTTTGGGCTGCTAAAACCGACCTAACCATCGTCGGGTTGCGCTATTTTAACGTCTATGGCCCACGGGAATTTTATAAGCAAAAAACCGCTTCCATGGTGGTGCAACTGGGCCATCAAATCCTTGGCGGGCGTGCGCCCCGCCTTTTTTATGGTTCGGACGCTATCGTGCGGGATTTTATCTACATCGAAGATGTCATCCAAGCCAACATTCTTGCCGCTACAAAGGGTAAAAGCGGGGTGTACAATGTGGGCACAGGCAAACCCCGAAGTTTCCAAGACATCGCCGATATTTTGCAACAAGAACTGGGCACGAATCTAGGCACAGACTACTTTCAAAACCCCTACAGCGCCTATCAAACCCACACCGAAGCGGACATTTCCCTTACATGTAAAGACTTGGGCTACGCACCTCGTTTCACCCTAGAACAAGGCATTCGCGCCTACGTTCCCGAAATCAAACGGTTGTTTGAAAGCGAGGTCAAGGGTGCATAG